The Juglans regia cultivar Chandler chromosome 2, Walnut 2.0, whole genome shotgun sequence genome includes a window with the following:
- the LOC109004069 gene encoding uncharacterized protein LOC109004069 isoform X26, with the protein MANAPEENIIISSGRGQDEDQLSNFAELYKAVRDGKLTDTVRILDQSQDFDQPGDKACNKIITDRDETALHVAVLNGHEHIVEELMNRMSDESLAMYDRDGYTALITAAVLGNRKMVECMLTKKSDLIRIKSNSNGKNLPVVMAIDFGQIEMARYLYDLTPEGDLIPQDNDQEITPDEDLIPQEDNDQEITPDEDLIPQDNDQEIHKDHNGATLLTCAIYAGTLDGMHIALGLIERCPRLALAIDKYDESGILALASMRQSLPSGNQRIYSSNVEHGQSNQEESNRSDLEHGQSNQEESNRSNVEHGQSNQEESNRSDLEHGQSNQEGINISEVEHGQSSQEEINISDVEHGQSNQEEINRSNLEHGQSNQEGINISEVEHGQSSQEEINISEHGQSNQEEINKSDVEHGQSNHEEINRSGITQLYEMKRIHDQYDKLLSKMCEEISESLQSNTQQLKDGLVYTAICQAAENGISEFVSKMLETDRHFLWTEDRNGRNIFMLGVLHRQEKIFSILYRLDGKIMNSLTCLQDRNKNNMLHMAGMMEDAIRQINQIPGAALQMQRELQWFKEVERIVLPRHKETKNGDGLTPRQLFTKNHEDMKEKGEKWMKNTARSCTVVGALIVTIMFAAIFTLPGDNNQSMGLPKSLNKFWLNVLIIFDALSLFSSSTSVLMFLGILTSRYSEEDFLEYLPRQMIIGLLTLFCSIATMMITFSSALLIILQEQLRIAIPLICLASVPVTFFVWIQFPILKDMIISTYGPSIFTGRK; encoded by the exons atggcAAATGCGCCGGAGGAGAACATTATCATAAGTTCCGGACGCGGTCAGGATGAAGATCAGTTATCCAACTTTGCAGAATTGTACAAAGCTGTGCGAGACGGTAAATTGACTGATACAGTACGCATTCTTGATCAGTCTCAAGACTTTGATCAACCCGGTGATAAGGCATGTAATAAGATAATCACAGATAGAGACGAAACGGCTCTTCATGTTGCTGTTTTAAATGGACATGAGCATATAGTGGAGGAGTTGATGAATCGAATGTCGGATGAGAGCTTGGCCATGTATGATAGAGACGGTTACACAGCTCTAATCACGGCTGCCGTGCTTGGAAATAGGAAAATGGTGGAGTGCATGCTTACAAAAAAATCTGATTTGATCAGAATTAAAAGTAATTCCAACGGAAAAAATCTTCCAGTTGTTATGGCTATTGATTTCGGGCAAATAGAAATGGCGCGCTATTTGTATGATCTTACTCCAGAAGGAGATTTAATTCCACAGGATAATGATCAGGAGATTACTCCAGATGAAGATTTAATTCCACAGGAGGATAATGATCAGGAGATTACTCCAGATGAAGATTTAATTCCACAGGATAATGATCAGGAGATTCATAAGGACCACAATGGTGCTACGCTTCTTACCTGTGCTATCTATGCTGGGACTTTGG ACGGAATGCATATTGCTTTGGGATTAATCGAACGCTGCCCACGTTTGGCATTGGCTATTGACAAGTATGACGAGTCGGGAATCTTAGCATTGGCCTCTATGCGTCAGTCCTTGCCAAGTGGAAATCAGCGCATCTACTCCTCAA ATGTAGAACATGGCCAAAGCAATCAAGAAGAAAGTAACAGATCAG ATTTAGAACATGGCCAAAGCAATCAAGAAGAAAGTAACAGATCAA ATGTAGAACATGGCCAAAGCAATCAAGAAGAAAGTAACAGATCAG ATCTAGAACATGGCCAAAGCAATCAAGAAGGAATTAACATATCAG AGGTAGAACATGGCCAAAGCAGTCAAGAAGAAATTAACATTTCAG ATGTAGAACATGGCCAAAGCAATCAAGAAGAAATTAACAGATCAA ATCTAGAACATGGCCAAAGCAATCAAGAAGGAATTAACATATCAG AGGTAGAACATGGCCAAAGCAGTCAAGAAGAAATTAACATTTCAG AACATGGCCAAAGCAATCAAGAAGAAATTAACAAATCAG ATGTAGAACATGGCCAAAGCAATCATGAAGAAATTAACAGATCAG GAATCACGCAGTTGTACGAGATGAAGAGGATCCATGACCAGTACGATAAACTTCTTTCTAAAATGTGTGAAGAGATATCAGAATCACTTCAATCAAACACTCAACAACTTAAGGATGGCCTAGTTTATACTGCCATTTGCCAGGCTGCCGAGAACGGGATTTCCGAGTTTGTTTCTAAGATGCTTGAAACGGATCGACATTTTTTATGGACCGAAGATAGAAATGGAAGGAACATATTTATGCTCGGTGTCTTGCATCGTCAAGAAAAAATCTTTAGCATTCTATACCGGCTAGATGGGAAGATCATGAACTCCTTGACATGTTTACAAGATCGcaataaaaataacatgttACATATGGCAGGGATGATGGAAGATGCCATCAGGCAGATTAATCAAATCCCAGGGGCAGCTTTACAGATGCAAAGAGAGTTACAATGGTTCaag GAGGTAGAGAGAATTGTCCTTCCCAGGCATAAGGAAACCAAAAATGGGGATGGTTTAACTCCCCGACAACTATTTACGAAGAACCACGAGGACATGAAggaaaagggagagaaatggatgaaaaataCAGCAAGGTCATGTACGGTGGTGGGTGCTCTCATTGTTACTATTATGTTTGCAGCTATCTTTACTCTTCCAGGTGATAACAACCAAAGCATGGGCTTGCCAAAGTCCTTGAACAAGTTTTGGCTCAACGTCCTCATAATATTCGATGCATTGtcccttttttcttcctcaacttcAGTCTTGATGTTTTTGGGAATTCTCACATCACGTTATTCAGAAGAGGATTTTCTTGAGTATTTGCCAAGACAGATGATAATAGGCCTTTTGACTCTCTTTTGCTCTATTGCGACCATGATGATAACCTTTTCAAGTGCTCTTTTAATCATCCTACAAGAGCAATTACGGATTGCAATTCCTCTCATTTGTTTGGCTAGTGTTCCAGTCACGTTCTTCGTATGGATTCAGTTCCCAATTCTTAAGGACATGATCATTTCAACCTACGGACCAAGCATCTTCACAGGCCGAAAATGA
- the LOC109004069 gene encoding uncharacterized protein LOC109004069 isoform X6, with product MANAPEENIIISSGRGQDEDQLSNFAELYKAVRDGKLTDTVRILDQSQDFDQPGDKACNKIITDRDETALHVAVLNGHEHIVEELMNRMSDESLAMYDRDGYTALITAAVLGNRKMVECMLTKKSDLIRIKSNSNGKNLPVVMAIDFGQIEMARYLYDLTPEGDLIPQDNDQEITPDEDLIPQEDNDQEITPDEDLIPQDNDQEIHKDHNGATLLTCAIYAGTLDGMHIALGLIERCPRLALAIDKYDESGILALASMRQSLPSGNQRIYSSNVEHGQSNQEESNRSDLEHGQSNQEESNRSNVEHGQSNQEESNRSDLEHGQSNQEGINISEVEHGQSSQEEINISEHGQSNQEEINISDVEHGQSNHEEINRSDLEHGQSNQEGINISGIMRIPILAPAICKTRSNISEVEHGQSSQEEINISEHGQSNQEEINKSDVEHGQSNHEEINRSGITQLYEMKRIHDQYDKLLSKMCEEISESLQSNTQQLKDGLVYTAICQAAENGISEFVSKMLETDRHFLWTEDRNGRNIFMLGVLHRQEKIFSILYRLDGKIMNSLTCLQDRNKNNMLHMAGMMEDAIRQINQIPGAALQMQRELQWFKEVERIVLPRHKETKNGDGLTPRQLFTKNHEDMKEKGEKWMKNTARSCTVVGALIVTIMFAAIFTLPGDNNQSMGLPKSLNKFWLNVLIIFDALSLFSSSTSVLMFLGILTSRYSEEDFLEYLPRQMIIGLLTLFCSIATMMITFSSALLIILQEQLRIAIPLICLASVPVTFFVWIQFPILKDMIISTYGPSIFTGRK from the exons atggcAAATGCGCCGGAGGAGAACATTATCATAAGTTCCGGACGCGGTCAGGATGAAGATCAGTTATCCAACTTTGCAGAATTGTACAAAGCTGTGCGAGACGGTAAATTGACTGATACAGTACGCATTCTTGATCAGTCTCAAGACTTTGATCAACCCGGTGATAAGGCATGTAATAAGATAATCACAGATAGAGACGAAACGGCTCTTCATGTTGCTGTTTTAAATGGACATGAGCATATAGTGGAGGAGTTGATGAATCGAATGTCGGATGAGAGCTTGGCCATGTATGATAGAGACGGTTACACAGCTCTAATCACGGCTGCCGTGCTTGGAAATAGGAAAATGGTGGAGTGCATGCTTACAAAAAAATCTGATTTGATCAGAATTAAAAGTAATTCCAACGGAAAAAATCTTCCAGTTGTTATGGCTATTGATTTCGGGCAAATAGAAATGGCGCGCTATTTGTATGATCTTACTCCAGAAGGAGATTTAATTCCACAGGATAATGATCAGGAGATTACTCCAGATGAAGATTTAATTCCACAGGAGGATAATGATCAGGAGATTACTCCAGATGAAGATTTAATTCCACAGGATAATGATCAGGAGATTCATAAGGACCACAATGGTGCTACGCTTCTTACCTGTGCTATCTATGCTGGGACTTTGG ACGGAATGCATATTGCTTTGGGATTAATCGAACGCTGCCCACGTTTGGCATTGGCTATTGACAAGTATGACGAGTCGGGAATCTTAGCATTGGCCTCTATGCGTCAGTCCTTGCCAAGTGGAAATCAGCGCATCTACTCCTCAA ATGTAGAACATGGCCAAAGCAATCAAGAAGAAAGTAACAGATCAG ATTTAGAACATGGCCAAAGCAATCAAGAAGAAAGTAACAGATCAA ATGTAGAACATGGCCAAAGCAATCAAGAAGAAAGTAACAGATCAG ATCTAGAACATGGCCAAAGCAATCAAGAAGGAATTAACATATCAG AGGTAGAACATGGCCAAAGCAGTCAAGAAGAAATTAACATTTCAG AACATGGCCAAAGCAATCAAGAAGAAATTAACATATCAG ATGTAGAACATGGCCAAAGCAATCATGAAGAAATTAACAGATCAG ATCTAGAACATGGCCAAAGCAATCAAGAAGGAATTAACATATCAG GTATAATGCGCATTCCAATTTTGGCTCCTGCGATTTGTAAAACTCGTTCGAATATTTCAGAGGTAGAACATGGCCAAAGCAGTCAAGAAGAAATTAACATTTCAG AACATGGCCAAAGCAATCAAGAAGAAATTAACAAATCAG ATGTAGAACATGGCCAAAGCAATCATGAAGAAATTAACAGATCAG GAATCACGCAGTTGTACGAGATGAAGAGGATCCATGACCAGTACGATAAACTTCTTTCTAAAATGTGTGAAGAGATATCAGAATCACTTCAATCAAACACTCAACAACTTAAGGATGGCCTAGTTTATACTGCCATTTGCCAGGCTGCCGAGAACGGGATTTCCGAGTTTGTTTCTAAGATGCTTGAAACGGATCGACATTTTTTATGGACCGAAGATAGAAATGGAAGGAACATATTTATGCTCGGTGTCTTGCATCGTCAAGAAAAAATCTTTAGCATTCTATACCGGCTAGATGGGAAGATCATGAACTCCTTGACATGTTTACAAGATCGcaataaaaataacatgttACATATGGCAGGGATGATGGAAGATGCCATCAGGCAGATTAATCAAATCCCAGGGGCAGCTTTACAGATGCAAAGAGAGTTACAATGGTTCaag GAGGTAGAGAGAATTGTCCTTCCCAGGCATAAGGAAACCAAAAATGGGGATGGTTTAACTCCCCGACAACTATTTACGAAGAACCACGAGGACATGAAggaaaagggagagaaatggatgaaaaataCAGCAAGGTCATGTACGGTGGTGGGTGCTCTCATTGTTACTATTATGTTTGCAGCTATCTTTACTCTTCCAGGTGATAACAACCAAAGCATGGGCTTGCCAAAGTCCTTGAACAAGTTTTGGCTCAACGTCCTCATAATATTCGATGCATTGtcccttttttcttcctcaacttcAGTCTTGATGTTTTTGGGAATTCTCACATCACGTTATTCAGAAGAGGATTTTCTTGAGTATTTGCCAAGACAGATGATAATAGGCCTTTTGACTCTCTTTTGCTCTATTGCGACCATGATGATAACCTTTTCAAGTGCTCTTTTAATCATCCTACAAGAGCAATTACGGATTGCAATTCCTCTCATTTGTTTGGCTAGTGTTCCAGTCACGTTCTTCGTATGGATTCAGTTCCCAATTCTTAAGGACATGATCATTTCAACCTACGGACCAAGCATCTTCACAGGCCGAAAATGA
- the LOC109004069 gene encoding uncharacterized protein LOC109004069 isoform X7, with product MANAPEENIIISSGRGQDEDQLSNFAELYKAVRDGKLTDTVRILDQSQDFDQPGDKACNKIITDRDETALHVAVLNGHEHIVEELMNRMSDESLAMYDRDGYTALITAAVLGNRKMVECMLTKKSDLIRIKSNSNGKNLPVVMAIDFGQIEMARYLYDLTPEGDLIPQDNDQEITPDEDLIPQEDNDQEITPDEDLIPQDNDQEIHKDHNGATLLTCAIYAGTLDGMHIALGLIERCPRLALAIDKYDESGILALASMRQSLPSGNQRIYSSNVEHGQSNQEESNRSDLEHGQSNQEESNRSNVEHGQSNQEESNRSDLEHGQSNQEGINISEVEHGQSSQEEINISEHGQSNQEEINRSNVEHGQSNHEEINRSDLEHGQSNQEGINISGIMRIPILAPAICKTRSNISEVEHGQSSQEEINISEHGQSNQEEINKSDVEHGQSNHEEINRSGITQLYEMKRIHDQYDKLLSKMCEEISESLQSNTQQLKDGLVYTAICQAAENGISEFVSKMLETDRHFLWTEDRNGRNIFMLGVLHRQEKIFSILYRLDGKIMNSLTCLQDRNKNNMLHMAGMMEDAIRQINQIPGAALQMQRELQWFKEVERIVLPRHKETKNGDGLTPRQLFTKNHEDMKEKGEKWMKNTARSCTVVGALIVTIMFAAIFTLPGDNNQSMGLPKSLNKFWLNVLIIFDALSLFSSSTSVLMFLGILTSRYSEEDFLEYLPRQMIIGLLTLFCSIATMMITFSSALLIILQEQLRIAIPLICLASVPVTFFVWIQFPILKDMIISTYGPSIFTGRK from the exons atggcAAATGCGCCGGAGGAGAACATTATCATAAGTTCCGGACGCGGTCAGGATGAAGATCAGTTATCCAACTTTGCAGAATTGTACAAAGCTGTGCGAGACGGTAAATTGACTGATACAGTACGCATTCTTGATCAGTCTCAAGACTTTGATCAACCCGGTGATAAGGCATGTAATAAGATAATCACAGATAGAGACGAAACGGCTCTTCATGTTGCTGTTTTAAATGGACATGAGCATATAGTGGAGGAGTTGATGAATCGAATGTCGGATGAGAGCTTGGCCATGTATGATAGAGACGGTTACACAGCTCTAATCACGGCTGCCGTGCTTGGAAATAGGAAAATGGTGGAGTGCATGCTTACAAAAAAATCTGATTTGATCAGAATTAAAAGTAATTCCAACGGAAAAAATCTTCCAGTTGTTATGGCTATTGATTTCGGGCAAATAGAAATGGCGCGCTATTTGTATGATCTTACTCCAGAAGGAGATTTAATTCCACAGGATAATGATCAGGAGATTACTCCAGATGAAGATTTAATTCCACAGGAGGATAATGATCAGGAGATTACTCCAGATGAAGATTTAATTCCACAGGATAATGATCAGGAGATTCATAAGGACCACAATGGTGCTACGCTTCTTACCTGTGCTATCTATGCTGGGACTTTGG ACGGAATGCATATTGCTTTGGGATTAATCGAACGCTGCCCACGTTTGGCATTGGCTATTGACAAGTATGACGAGTCGGGAATCTTAGCATTGGCCTCTATGCGTCAGTCCTTGCCAAGTGGAAATCAGCGCATCTACTCCTCAA ATGTAGAACATGGCCAAAGCAATCAAGAAGAAAGTAACAGATCAG ATTTAGAACATGGCCAAAGCAATCAAGAAGAAAGTAACAGATCAA ATGTAGAACATGGCCAAAGCAATCAAGAAGAAAGTAACAGATCAG ATCTAGAACATGGCCAAAGCAATCAAGAAGGAATTAACATATCAG AGGTAGAACATGGCCAAAGCAGTCAAGAAGAAATTAACATTTCAG AACATGGCCAAAGCAATCAAGAAGAAATTAACAGATCAA ATGTAGAACATGGCCAAAGCAATCATGAAGAAATTAACAGATCAG ATCTAGAACATGGCCAAAGCAATCAAGAAGGAATTAACATATCAG GTATAATGCGCATTCCAATTTTGGCTCCTGCGATTTGTAAAACTCGTTCGAATATTTCAGAGGTAGAACATGGCCAAAGCAGTCAAGAAGAAATTAACATTTCAG AACATGGCCAAAGCAATCAAGAAGAAATTAACAAATCAG ATGTAGAACATGGCCAAAGCAATCATGAAGAAATTAACAGATCAG GAATCACGCAGTTGTACGAGATGAAGAGGATCCATGACCAGTACGATAAACTTCTTTCTAAAATGTGTGAAGAGATATCAGAATCACTTCAATCAAACACTCAACAACTTAAGGATGGCCTAGTTTATACTGCCATTTGCCAGGCTGCCGAGAACGGGATTTCCGAGTTTGTTTCTAAGATGCTTGAAACGGATCGACATTTTTTATGGACCGAAGATAGAAATGGAAGGAACATATTTATGCTCGGTGTCTTGCATCGTCAAGAAAAAATCTTTAGCATTCTATACCGGCTAGATGGGAAGATCATGAACTCCTTGACATGTTTACAAGATCGcaataaaaataacatgttACATATGGCAGGGATGATGGAAGATGCCATCAGGCAGATTAATCAAATCCCAGGGGCAGCTTTACAGATGCAAAGAGAGTTACAATGGTTCaag GAGGTAGAGAGAATTGTCCTTCCCAGGCATAAGGAAACCAAAAATGGGGATGGTTTAACTCCCCGACAACTATTTACGAAGAACCACGAGGACATGAAggaaaagggagagaaatggatgaaaaataCAGCAAGGTCATGTACGGTGGTGGGTGCTCTCATTGTTACTATTATGTTTGCAGCTATCTTTACTCTTCCAGGTGATAACAACCAAAGCATGGGCTTGCCAAAGTCCTTGAACAAGTTTTGGCTCAACGTCCTCATAATATTCGATGCATTGtcccttttttcttcctcaacttcAGTCTTGATGTTTTTGGGAATTCTCACATCACGTTATTCAGAAGAGGATTTTCTTGAGTATTTGCCAAGACAGATGATAATAGGCCTTTTGACTCTCTTTTGCTCTATTGCGACCATGATGATAACCTTTTCAAGTGCTCTTTTAATCATCCTACAAGAGCAATTACGGATTGCAATTCCTCTCATTTGTTTGGCTAGTGTTCCAGTCACGTTCTTCGTATGGATTCAGTTCCCAATTCTTAAGGACATGATCATTTCAACCTACGGACCAAGCATCTTCACAGGCCGAAAATGA
- the LOC109004069 gene encoding uncharacterized protein LOC109004069 isoform X3 produces the protein MANAPEENIIISSGRGQDEDQLSNFAELYKAVRDGKLTDTVRILDQSQDFDQPGDKACNKIITDRDETALHVAVLNGHEHIVEELMNRMSDESLAMYDRDGYTALITAAVLGNRKMVECMLTKKSDLIRIKSNSNGKNLPVVMAIDFGQIEMARYLYDLTPEGDLIPQDNDQEITPDEDLIPQEDNDQEITPDEDLIPQDNDQEIHKDHNGATLLTCAIYAGTLDGMHIALGLIERCPRLALAIDKYDESGILALASMRQSLPSGNQRIYSSNVEHGQSNQEESNRSDLEHGQSNQEESNRSNVEHGQSNQEESNRSDLEHGQSNQEGINISEVEHGQSSQEEINISGIMRIPILAPAICKTRLNISDVEHGQSNHEEINRSDLEHGQSNQEGINISGIMRIPILAPAICKTRSNISEVEHGQSSQEEINISEHGQSNQEEINKSDVEHGQSNHEEINRSGITQLYEMKRIHDQYDKLLSKMCEEISESLQSNTQQLKDGLVYTAICQAAENGISEFVSKMLETDRHFLWTEDRNGRNIFMLGVLHRQEKIFSILYRLDGKIMNSLTCLQDRNKNNMLHMAGMMEDAIRQINQIPGAALQMQRELQWFKEVERIVLPRHKETKNGDGLTPRQLFTKNHEDMKEKGEKWMKNTARSCTVVGALIVTIMFAAIFTLPGDNNQSMGLPKSLNKFWLNVLIIFDALSLFSSSTSVLMFLGILTSRYSEEDFLEYLPRQMIIGLLTLFCSIATMMITFSSALLIILQEQLRIAIPLICLASVPVTFFVWIQFPILKDMIISTYGPSIFTGRK, from the exons atggcAAATGCGCCGGAGGAGAACATTATCATAAGTTCCGGACGCGGTCAGGATGAAGATCAGTTATCCAACTTTGCAGAATTGTACAAAGCTGTGCGAGACGGTAAATTGACTGATACAGTACGCATTCTTGATCAGTCTCAAGACTTTGATCAACCCGGTGATAAGGCATGTAATAAGATAATCACAGATAGAGACGAAACGGCTCTTCATGTTGCTGTTTTAAATGGACATGAGCATATAGTGGAGGAGTTGATGAATCGAATGTCGGATGAGAGCTTGGCCATGTATGATAGAGACGGTTACACAGCTCTAATCACGGCTGCCGTGCTTGGAAATAGGAAAATGGTGGAGTGCATGCTTACAAAAAAATCTGATTTGATCAGAATTAAAAGTAATTCCAACGGAAAAAATCTTCCAGTTGTTATGGCTATTGATTTCGGGCAAATAGAAATGGCGCGCTATTTGTATGATCTTACTCCAGAAGGAGATTTAATTCCACAGGATAATGATCAGGAGATTACTCCAGATGAAGATTTAATTCCACAGGAGGATAATGATCAGGAGATTACTCCAGATGAAGATTTAATTCCACAGGATAATGATCAGGAGATTCATAAGGACCACAATGGTGCTACGCTTCTTACCTGTGCTATCTATGCTGGGACTTTGG ACGGAATGCATATTGCTTTGGGATTAATCGAACGCTGCCCACGTTTGGCATTGGCTATTGACAAGTATGACGAGTCGGGAATCTTAGCATTGGCCTCTATGCGTCAGTCCTTGCCAAGTGGAAATCAGCGCATCTACTCCTCAA ATGTAGAACATGGCCAAAGCAATCAAGAAGAAAGTAACAGATCAG ATTTAGAACATGGCCAAAGCAATCAAGAAGAAAGTAACAGATCAA ATGTAGAACATGGCCAAAGCAATCAAGAAGAAAGTAACAGATCAG ATCTAGAACATGGCCAAAGCAATCAAGAAGGAATTAACATATCAG AGGTAGAACATGGCCAAAGCAGTCAAGAAGAAATTAACATTTCAG GTATAATGCGCATTCCAATATTGGCTCCTGCGATTTGTAAAACTCGTTTGAATATTTCAGATGTAGAACATGGCCAAAGCAATCATGAAGAAATTAACAGATCAG ATCTAGAACATGGCCAAAGCAATCAAGAAGGAATTAACATATCAG GTATAATGCGCATTCCAATTTTGGCTCCTGCGATTTGTAAAACTCGTTCGAATATTTCAGAGGTAGAACATGGCCAAAGCAGTCAAGAAGAAATTAACATTTCAG AACATGGCCAAAGCAATCAAGAAGAAATTAACAAATCAG ATGTAGAACATGGCCAAAGCAATCATGAAGAAATTAACAGATCAG GAATCACGCAGTTGTACGAGATGAAGAGGATCCATGACCAGTACGATAAACTTCTTTCTAAAATGTGTGAAGAGATATCAGAATCACTTCAATCAAACACTCAACAACTTAAGGATGGCCTAGTTTATACTGCCATTTGCCAGGCTGCCGAGAACGGGATTTCCGAGTTTGTTTCTAAGATGCTTGAAACGGATCGACATTTTTTATGGACCGAAGATAGAAATGGAAGGAACATATTTATGCTCGGTGTCTTGCATCGTCAAGAAAAAATCTTTAGCATTCTATACCGGCTAGATGGGAAGATCATGAACTCCTTGACATGTTTACAAGATCGcaataaaaataacatgttACATATGGCAGGGATGATGGAAGATGCCATCAGGCAGATTAATCAAATCCCAGGGGCAGCTTTACAGATGCAAAGAGAGTTACAATGGTTCaag GAGGTAGAGAGAATTGTCCTTCCCAGGCATAAGGAAACCAAAAATGGGGATGGTTTAACTCCCCGACAACTATTTACGAAGAACCACGAGGACATGAAggaaaagggagagaaatggatgaaaaataCAGCAAGGTCATGTACGGTGGTGGGTGCTCTCATTGTTACTATTATGTTTGCAGCTATCTTTACTCTTCCAGGTGATAACAACCAAAGCATGGGCTTGCCAAAGTCCTTGAACAAGTTTTGGCTCAACGTCCTCATAATATTCGATGCATTGtcccttttttcttcctcaacttcAGTCTTGATGTTTTTGGGAATTCTCACATCACGTTATTCAGAAGAGGATTTTCTTGAGTATTTGCCAAGACAGATGATAATAGGCCTTTTGACTCTCTTTTGCTCTATTGCGACCATGATGATAACCTTTTCAAGTGCTCTTTTAATCATCCTACAAGAGCAATTACGGATTGCAATTCCTCTCATTTGTTTGGCTAGTGTTCCAGTCACGTTCTTCGTATGGATTCAGTTCCCAATTCTTAAGGACATGATCATTTCAACCTACGGACCAAGCATCTTCACAGGCCGAAAATGA